The following are from one region of the Coffea eugenioides isolate CCC68of chromosome 2, Ceug_1.0, whole genome shotgun sequence genome:
- the LOC113761880 gene encoding equilibrative nucleotide transporter 3-like — MADMNGSPTPARLEGKLTAIVVCWVLGLGTLVAWNTMLTIGDYYYALFPRYHPARVLTLVYEPFALGTIAILAYKEAKIDTRKRNLAGFTLFFLSTFALLILDLATSGKGGIGNYIGICIIVAVFGIADAHIEGGMVGDLSLMCPEFIQSFFAGLAASGALTSALRMMTKAAFDKTNHGLRKGVILFLAISTFIELLCIFLYAFVFPKLPIVKHFRAKAASEGSKTVTADLAAAGIQTQGDNDDKQLNRLSNKQLFFQNIDYALGVFLIYVLTLSIFPGFLYENTGNHKLGSWYAIVLIAMYNVWDLIARYIPLIECLKIESRKGLMVAILCRLVFIPAFYFTAKYGDQGWMIMLTSLLGLTNGYLTVCVFTAAPKGYKGPEQNALGNLLVLFLLGGIFAGVALDWLWLIGNGSF; from the exons ATGGCGGATATGAACGGCTCTCCAACGCCTGCCAGGCTCGAG GGGAAGTTGACTGCAATTGTTGTGTGTTGGGTTCTTGGATTGGGAACCCTTGTTGCTTGGAATACTATGCTGACCATTGGAGACTATTATTATGCATTATTCCCG CGGTATCATCCTGCAAGGGTACTTACCCTTGTTTATGAACCATTTGCACTTGGAACGATTGCAATACTTGCATATAAAGAAGCTAAGATTGATACAAGGAAGCGTAACTTGGCAGGGTTTACTCTTTTCTTCCTGAGCACATTCGCCCTCCTAATT CTGGATTTAGCCACCTCAGGAAAAGGAGGAATCGGAAATTACATTGGTATATGCATCattgttgctgtttttggcATAGCAGATGCCCATATTGAAGGTGGAATGGTTGGAGATCTCTCCCTCATGTGTCCCGAGTTCATCCAA TCATTCTTTGCTGGTCTAGCTGCCTCTGGGGCTTTAACATCTGCATTAAGAATGATGACAAAAGCAGCCTTTGATAAAACAAATCATGGTCTCCGCAAAGGCGTCA TTCTATTTCTGGCCATCTCCACATTCATTGAGCTTCTGTGTATTTTCCTCTATGCATTCGTCTTTCCTAAACTACCTATTGTGAAGCATTTCCGTGCAAAAGCTGCATCAGAAGGATCAAAAACAGTTACTGCTGATCTTGCAGCTGCTGGAATCCAGACACAG GGTGATAATGATGATAAACAGTTGAACCGGCTGAGCAACAAACAgttattttttcaaaacattgaTTACGCGTTGGGCGTGTTTCTTATATATGTCCTCACTTTATCTATCTTCCCTGGATTTTTGTACGAAAACAccgggaatcacaaattgggaTCATG GTATGCTATCGTTTTGATTGCAATGTACAATGTGTGGGATCTTATCGCTAGATATATTCCTCTAATTGAATGCCTCAAGATAGAATCAAGGAAAGGCCTTATGGTGGCAATACTATGTCGTTTGGTGTTCATCCCTGCATTCTACTTCACTGCAAAATATGGTGATCAAGGATGGATGATAATGCTCACATCCTTATTGGGATTAACCAATGGCTATCTTACAGTCTGTGTCTTCACAGCAGCCCCTAAAGGTTACAAG GGTCCAGAGCAAAACGCATTAGGGAACTTGCTAGTACTATTCCTTCTTGGAGGCATATTTGCAGGTGTAGCCCTGGATTGGTTGTGGCTTATTGGCAATGGAAGTTTCTGA
- the LOC113761877 gene encoding equilibrative nucleotide transporter 3-like isoform X1, producing MTEAGSSGSPTPGRLEGKRAAMVVCWFLGLGSLVSWNSMLTIGDYYYALFPHYHPSRVLTLVYQPFAVGTVATLAYNEARIDTRKRNLAGYTLFFLSTLALLLLDLGTSGKGGLGNYIGICILVAAFGVADAHVQGGMVGDLSLMCPEFIQSFLAGLAASGALTSALRLMTKAAFENSNNGLRKGVILFLAISIFFEFLCILLYAFIFPKLPIVKHYRAKAASEGSKTVSADLAAAGIQTEANETVRKFLLIYMSKFLMNCSFDTLRQLLPSMQVDDDKYPERLSTKQLLFQNFDYALDLYLIYVLTLSIFPGFLYENTGHHKLGSWYAVVLIAMYNGWDLVSRYIPLMECLKLKSRKGLMLATLSRFFLIPCFYFTAKYGDQGWMIFLTSFLGLTNGYLTVCVLTAAPKGYKGPEQNALGNLLVVFLLGGIFSGVALDWLWLIGNGKF from the exons ATGACTGAAGCTGGCTCAAGTGGGTCTCCCACTCCAGGCAGGCTTGAG GGAAAACGTGCTGCAATGGTAGTGTGTTGGTTTCTTGGACTGGGATCACTGGTCTCATGGAATAGTATGCTGACTATTGGAGACTACTATTATGCCTTGTTTCCT CACTATCATCCTTCAAGGGTACTCACCCTAGTTTATCAACCATTTGCCGTTGGAACAGTTGCAACACTTGCATATAATGAGGCAAGAATTGATACCAGAAAAAGAAATTTAGCAGGATATACGTTATTCTTTCTGAGCACATTAGCGCTCCTACTG CTAGATTTAGGCACATCAGGAAAAGGAGGACTAGGAAATTATATTGGCATATGTATACTTGTTGCTGCTTTTGGAGTTGCTGATGCCCATGTCCAAGGAGGAATGGTTGGAGACCTATCCCTGATGTGCCCTGAGTTCATCCAA TCCTTCTTAGCTGGTCTTGCTGCATCAGGGGCACTCACATCTGCTTTACGGCTAATGACAAAAGCAGCCTTTGAAAATTCTAATAATGGCCTTCGCAAGGGAGTTA TTCTATTTCTTGCCATCTCGATATTCTTCGAATTCCTATGCATTCTGCTGTATGCATTCATCTTTCCTAAACTGCCAATTGTAAAGCACTATCGTGCAAAAGCAGCTTCAGAAGGATCAAAAACTGTCTCAGCTGATTTAGCCGCTGCTGGCATCCAGACCGAGGCAAATGAAACAGTACGAAAGTTTCTTTTGATCTATATGTCCAAGTTTCTGATGAACTGTTCATTTGACACCTTAAGACAGCTTTTGCCATCCATGCAGGTCGATGATGACAAATATCCTGAGCGCCTGAGCACCAAACAATTACTCTTTCAGAACTTTGATTATGCTTTGGACCTCTATCTGATTTATGTCCTAACTTTATCTATCTTTCCTGGCTTCTTATATGAAAATACTGGACACCACAAGTTAGGCTCCTG GTATGCTGTTGTTTTGATCGCAATGTACAATGGGTGGGATCTCGTATCAAGATACATTCCACTCATGGAATGCCTCAAGTTAAAATCAAGAAAGGGCCTCATGCTGGCAACATTATCTCGTTTCTTTCTCATCCCTTGTTTCTATTTCACTGCAAAATATGGTGATCAGGGATGGATGATATTTCTCACGTCCTTCTTGGGACTGACCAATGGTTATCTCACAGTATGCGTCCTCACTGCAGCTCCAAAAGGGTACAAG GGACCGGAGCAGAACGCACTTGGAAACTTGTTAGTCGTATTTCTCCTTGGTGGCATATTTTCTGGCGTAGCCCTGGATTGGTTATGGCTTATTGGCAATGGGAAATTCTGA
- the LOC113761877 gene encoding equilibrative nucleotide transporter 3-like isoform X3 — MTEAGSSGSPTPGRLEGKRAAMVVCWFLGLGSLVSWNSMLTIGDYYYALFPHYHPSRVLTLVYQPFAVGTVATLAYNEARIDTRKRNLAGYTLFFLSTLALLLLDLGTSGKGGLGNYIGICILVAAFGVADAHVQGGMVGDLSLMCPEFIQSFLAGLAASGALTSALRLMTKAAFENSNNGLRKGVILFLAISIFFEFLCILLYAFIFPKLPIVKHYRAKAASEGSKTVSADLAAAGIQTEANETVDDDKYPERLSTKQLLFQNFDYALDLYLIYVLTLSIFPGFLYENTGHHKLGSWYAVVLIAMYNGWDLVSRYIPLMECLKLKSRKGLMLATLSRFFLIPCFYFTAKYGDQGWMIFLTSFLGLTNGYLTVCVLTAAPKGYKGPEQNALGNLLVVFLLGGIFSGVALDWLWLIGNGKF, encoded by the exons ATGACTGAAGCTGGCTCAAGTGGGTCTCCCACTCCAGGCAGGCTTGAG GGAAAACGTGCTGCAATGGTAGTGTGTTGGTTTCTTGGACTGGGATCACTGGTCTCATGGAATAGTATGCTGACTATTGGAGACTACTATTATGCCTTGTTTCCT CACTATCATCCTTCAAGGGTACTCACCCTAGTTTATCAACCATTTGCCGTTGGAACAGTTGCAACACTTGCATATAATGAGGCAAGAATTGATACCAGAAAAAGAAATTTAGCAGGATATACGTTATTCTTTCTGAGCACATTAGCGCTCCTACTG CTAGATTTAGGCACATCAGGAAAAGGAGGACTAGGAAATTATATTGGCATATGTATACTTGTTGCTGCTTTTGGAGTTGCTGATGCCCATGTCCAAGGAGGAATGGTTGGAGACCTATCCCTGATGTGCCCTGAGTTCATCCAA TCCTTCTTAGCTGGTCTTGCTGCATCAGGGGCACTCACATCTGCTTTACGGCTAATGACAAAAGCAGCCTTTGAAAATTCTAATAATGGCCTTCGCAAGGGAGTTA TTCTATTTCTTGCCATCTCGATATTCTTCGAATTCCTATGCATTCTGCTGTATGCATTCATCTTTCCTAAACTGCCAATTGTAAAGCACTATCGTGCAAAAGCAGCTTCAGAAGGATCAAAAACTGTCTCAGCTGATTTAGCCGCTGCTGGCATCCAGACCGAGGCAAATGAAACA GTCGATGATGACAAATATCCTGAGCGCCTGAGCACCAAACAATTACTCTTTCAGAACTTTGATTATGCTTTGGACCTCTATCTGATTTATGTCCTAACTTTATCTATCTTTCCTGGCTTCTTATATGAAAATACTGGACACCACAAGTTAGGCTCCTG GTATGCTGTTGTTTTGATCGCAATGTACAATGGGTGGGATCTCGTATCAAGATACATTCCACTCATGGAATGCCTCAAGTTAAAATCAAGAAAGGGCCTCATGCTGGCAACATTATCTCGTTTCTTTCTCATCCCTTGTTTCTATTTCACTGCAAAATATGGTGATCAGGGATGGATGATATTTCTCACGTCCTTCTTGGGACTGACCAATGGTTATCTCACAGTATGCGTCCTCACTGCAGCTCCAAAAGGGTACAAG GGACCGGAGCAGAACGCACTTGGAAACTTGTTAGTCGTATTTCTCCTTGGTGGCATATTTTCTGGCGTAGCCCTGGATTGGTTATGGCTTATTGGCAATGGGAAATTCTGA
- the LOC113761877 gene encoding equilibrative nucleotide transporter 3-like isoform X2, with protein MTEAGSSGSPTPGRLEGKRAAMVVCWFLGLGSLVSWNSMLTIGDYYYALFPHYHPSRVLTLVYQPFAVGTVATLAYNEARIDTRKRNLAGYTLFFLSTLALLLLDLGTSGKGGLGNYIGICILVAAFGVADAHVQGGMVGDLSLMCPEFIQSFLAGLAASGALTSALRLMTKAAFENSNNGLRKGVILFLAISIFFEFLCILLYAFIFPKLPIVKHYRAKAASEGSKTVSADLAAAGIQTEANETLLPSMQVDDDKYPERLSTKQLLFQNFDYALDLYLIYVLTLSIFPGFLYENTGHHKLGSWYAVVLIAMYNGWDLVSRYIPLMECLKLKSRKGLMLATLSRFFLIPCFYFTAKYGDQGWMIFLTSFLGLTNGYLTVCVLTAAPKGYKGPEQNALGNLLVVFLLGGIFSGVALDWLWLIGNGKF; from the exons ATGACTGAAGCTGGCTCAAGTGGGTCTCCCACTCCAGGCAGGCTTGAG GGAAAACGTGCTGCAATGGTAGTGTGTTGGTTTCTTGGACTGGGATCACTGGTCTCATGGAATAGTATGCTGACTATTGGAGACTACTATTATGCCTTGTTTCCT CACTATCATCCTTCAAGGGTACTCACCCTAGTTTATCAACCATTTGCCGTTGGAACAGTTGCAACACTTGCATATAATGAGGCAAGAATTGATACCAGAAAAAGAAATTTAGCAGGATATACGTTATTCTTTCTGAGCACATTAGCGCTCCTACTG CTAGATTTAGGCACATCAGGAAAAGGAGGACTAGGAAATTATATTGGCATATGTATACTTGTTGCTGCTTTTGGAGTTGCTGATGCCCATGTCCAAGGAGGAATGGTTGGAGACCTATCCCTGATGTGCCCTGAGTTCATCCAA TCCTTCTTAGCTGGTCTTGCTGCATCAGGGGCACTCACATCTGCTTTACGGCTAATGACAAAAGCAGCCTTTGAAAATTCTAATAATGGCCTTCGCAAGGGAGTTA TTCTATTTCTTGCCATCTCGATATTCTTCGAATTCCTATGCATTCTGCTGTATGCATTCATCTTTCCTAAACTGCCAATTGTAAAGCACTATCGTGCAAAAGCAGCTTCAGAAGGATCAAAAACTGTCTCAGCTGATTTAGCCGCTGCTGGCATCCAGACCGAGGCAAATGAAACA CTTTTGCCATCCATGCAGGTCGATGATGACAAATATCCTGAGCGCCTGAGCACCAAACAATTACTCTTTCAGAACTTTGATTATGCTTTGGACCTCTATCTGATTTATGTCCTAACTTTATCTATCTTTCCTGGCTTCTTATATGAAAATACTGGACACCACAAGTTAGGCTCCTG GTATGCTGTTGTTTTGATCGCAATGTACAATGGGTGGGATCTCGTATCAAGATACATTCCACTCATGGAATGCCTCAAGTTAAAATCAAGAAAGGGCCTCATGCTGGCAACATTATCTCGTTTCTTTCTCATCCCTTGTTTCTATTTCACTGCAAAATATGGTGATCAGGGATGGATGATATTTCTCACGTCCTTCTTGGGACTGACCAATGGTTATCTCACAGTATGCGTCCTCACTGCAGCTCCAAAAGGGTACAAG GGACCGGAGCAGAACGCACTTGGAAACTTGTTAGTCGTATTTCTCCTTGGTGGCATATTTTCTGGCGTAGCCCTGGATTGGTTATGGCTTATTGGCAATGGGAAATTCTGA
- the LOC113761767 gene encoding pre-mRNA-splicing factor SYF1-like isoform X1 — MAVVAPAPAPSAIIPQELYPADEDLAYEEELLRNPFSLKLWWRYLIARSEAPFRKRAIIYERALKALPGSYKLWHAYLRERLELVRNLPITHSQYQSLNNTFERALVTMHKMPRIWIMYLESLTNQKLVTKTRRAFDRALCALPVTQHDRIWAPYLFFVSQKGIPIETSLRVYRRYLKYDPGHIEDFIEFLLNSELWQEAAERLAGVLNDDQFYSIKGKTKHRLWLELCDLLTQHALDISGLNVDAIIRGGIRKFTDEVGRLWTSLADYYIRRKLVEKARDIFEEGMTTVVTVRDFSVIFDAYSQFEESMLALKMEEMSDSELDDEEDSNETMGGEEEEEEDDRLDIRKLEKKLKTFWLNDDKDVDLRLARLEHLMDRRPELANSVLLRQNPHNVEQWHRRVKLFEGNPTKQILTYTEAVRTVDPMKAVGKPHTLWVAFAKLYETHKDIANARVIFDKAVQVNYKNVDHLASVWCEWAEMELRHKNFKGALDLMRRATAEPSVEVKRRVAADGNEPVQMKIHKSLRLWTFYVDLEESLGTLESTRAVYERILDLRIATPQIIINYAMLLEDHKYFEDAFKVYERGVKIFKYPHAKDIWVTYLSKFVKRYGKSKLERARELFEHAVEVAPAEVVKPLYLQYAKLEEDCGLAKRAMRVYDQATKAVPAAEKLSMYEIYIARAAEIFGVPKTREIYEQAIESGLPDKDVKVMCLRYAELEKSLGEVDRARALYKHASQFADPRSDPDFWSKWHEFEVQHGNEDTFREMLRVKRSVSASYSQTHFILPEYLMQKDQMQTLEEAKDVLKKAGVADDQMAALEKKLLPSANDAVTKDSNRVLGFVSAGVQSVGDGAPKDTENKEDIELPEESDSEDDDKVEIAQKDVPNAVFGGLIRKREETDNPENGDDAAAGKDEDEGHLGALARFKRSRNA, encoded by the exons ATGGCAGTGGTGGCGCCGGCGCCGGCGCCGTCGGCGATTATACCCCAGGAACTCTACCCGGCTGATGAGGATTTAGCCTACGAAGAAGAGCTGCTCCGCAACCCGTTCAGTTTGAAGCTTTGGTGGCGTTACTTGATAGCCAGATCCGAAGCCCCATTTCGAAAACGGGCCATAATTTATGAGCGAGCCCTAAAAGCCCTGCCCGGAAGCTACAAGCTATGGCATGCCTACCTTCGCGAACGGCTTGAGCTGGTTAGGAACCTTCCAATTACTCATTCTCAGTATCAATCTCTGAATAATACTTTCGAACGGGCCCTTGTTACAATGCATAAAATGCCTCGCATTTGGATTATGTACTTAGAGTCTTTAACTAATCAGAAGCTCGTGACCAAAACTCGTAGGGCTTTTGATCGGGCGCTTTGTGCATTGCCCGTTACTCAGCATGATCGAATATGGGctccttatttatttttcgtTAGCCAAAAGGGGATTCCGATTGAGACATCGCTTAGAGTTTATCGTAGGTATTTGAAGTATGATCCTGGCCATATTGAGGATTTTATAGAGTTTTTGTTGAATTCTGAGCTGTGGCAGGAGGCTGCAGAGAGGTTGGCTGGGGTTCTGAATGATGATCAGTTTTATTCGATAAAGGGCAAGACAAAACACAGGCTGTGGTTGGAGTTGTGTGATTTGTTGACTCAGCACGCTTTGGATATCTCTGGGTTGAATGTGGATGCAATCATTAGAGGTGGGATTAGGAAGTTTACGGATGAGGTTGGAAGGTTGTGGACATCGCTGGCTGATTATTATATTCGGAGGAAGTTGGTGGAGAAGGCGAGGGATATTTTTGAGGAAGGCATGACTACAGTGGTGACGGTTAGGGATTTTAGCGTGATTTTTGATGCTTATTCACAGTTTGAGGAGAGTATGCTTGCTTTAAAGATGGAGGAGATGAGTGACAGTGAGCTGGATGATGAGGAAGATAGTAATGAGACTATGGGtggggaggaggaagaagaagaggatgATCGTTTGGATATAAGAAAGTTGGAGAAGAAACTTAAAACGTTCTGGTTGAATGATGATAAGGATGTGGATTTGAGGTTGGCAAGGTTGGAGCACTTGATGGACAGAAGACCAGAACTGGCAAACAGTGTGCTGCTTAGACAGAATCCACATAATGTGGAGCAGTGGCATAGGAGGGTTAAGCTTTTTGAGGGTAATCCCACGAAGCAGATATTGACTTACACAGAAGCAGTTAGGACAGTTGACCCCATGAAGGCTGTAGGGAAGCCACATACTTTATGGGTTGCATTTGCGAAGCTTTATGAGACCCACAAGGATATTGCAAATGCCAGGGTGATTTTTGACAAGGCGGTGCAGGTTAATTACAAGAATGTAGATCATTTGGCTAGCGTCTGGTGTGAATGGGCGGAGATGGAACTCAGACACAAAAACTTTAAGGGTGCTTTGGACTTGATGAGGCGTGCAACTGCAGAGCCATCAGTTGAAGTCAAACGAAGAG TGGCAGCTGATGGAAATGAACCAGTGCAGATGAAGATTCACAAATCCCTAAGACTTTGGACATTTTATGTTGACTTGGAGGAAAGCCTGGGAACCTTGGAGTCCACTCGTGCAGTTTATGAGAGGATATTGGATCTGAGGATAGCCACACCCCAAATCATAATAAACTATGCTATGCTGTTAGAG GATCATAAGTACTTTGAGGATGCATTCAAAGTTTACGAGAGAGGTGTGAAGATTTTCAAATATCCACATGCAAAGGATATATGGGTTACTTACCTATCCAAATTTGTTAAGAGATATGGGAAGTCAAAACTAGAACGAGCTCGAGAATTGTTTGAGCATGCGGTTGAAGTG GCCCCTGCGGAGGTTGTAAAGCCATTATATCTACAATATGCCAAGTTGGAAGAGGACTGTGGTCTTGCAAAGAGAGCCATGAGGGTTTACGATCAAGCTACAAAGGCTGTTCCAGCAGCTGAGAAATTAAGCATGTATGAAATCTACATAGCTCGTGcagctgaaatttttggtgttcCGAAAACAAGGGAAATATATGAACAGGCAATTGAATCTGGTCTACCTGACAAGGATGTGAAGGTCATGTGCCTGAGGTATGCTGAGCTTGAGAAGAGCCTTGGAGAAGTTGATCGTGCTCGTGCACTATACAAGCATGCATCGCAGTTTGCTGACCCAAGATCTGACCCTGACTTCTGGTCGAAGTGGCATGAGTTTGAAGTGCAGCATGGTAACGAAGACACCTTCCGTGAGATGCTTCGTGTTAAAAGGAGCGTTTCTGCAAGCTATAGCCAG ACTCACTTTATTCTTCCTGAGTACTTGATGCAAAAGGATCAGATGCAGACTCTTGAGGAAGCAAAGGATGTGCTAAAGAAGGCTGGGGTTGCTGATGATCAAATGGCAGCTCTAGAAAAGAAGTTGTTGCCATCTGCTAATGACGCTGTAACTAAAGATTCCAATCGCGTGCTTGGCTTTGTAAGTGCTGGTGTACAGTCCGTGGGTGATGGAGCACCTAAGGATACAGAAAATAAGGAGGATATTGAACTACCCGAGGAAAGTGACTCTGAAGATGATGACAAGGTTGAGATAGCACAAAAAGATGTTCCTAATGCTGTATTTGGAGGTCTGATCCGGAAAAGAGAAGAGACTGATAACCCTGAAAACGGTGATGATGCAGCAGCAGGAAAAGATGAGGATGAAGGTCACCTTGGAGCCCTTGCAAGATTTAAAAGAAGTCGAAACGCTTAA
- the LOC113761767 gene encoding pre-mRNA-splicing factor SYF1-like isoform X2 translates to MPTFANGLSWAFDRALCALPVTQHDRIWAPYLFFVSQKGIPIETSLRVYRRYLKYDPGHIEDFIEFLLNSELWQEAAERLAGVLNDDQFYSIKGKTKHRLWLELCDLLTQHALDISGLNVDAIIRGGIRKFTDEVGRLWTSLADYYIRRKLVEKARDIFEEGMTTVVTVRDFSVIFDAYSQFEESMLALKMEEMSDSELDDEEDSNETMGGEEEEEEDDRLDIRKLEKKLKTFWLNDDKDVDLRLARLEHLMDRRPELANSVLLRQNPHNVEQWHRRVKLFEGNPTKQILTYTEAVRTVDPMKAVGKPHTLWVAFAKLYETHKDIANARVIFDKAVQVNYKNVDHLASVWCEWAEMELRHKNFKGALDLMRRATAEPSVEVKRRVAADGNEPVQMKIHKSLRLWTFYVDLEESLGTLESTRAVYERILDLRIATPQIIINYAMLLEDHKYFEDAFKVYERGVKIFKYPHAKDIWVTYLSKFVKRYGKSKLERARELFEHAVEVAPAEVVKPLYLQYAKLEEDCGLAKRAMRVYDQATKAVPAAEKLSMYEIYIARAAEIFGVPKTREIYEQAIESGLPDKDVKVMCLRYAELEKSLGEVDRARALYKHASQFADPRSDPDFWSKWHEFEVQHGNEDTFREMLRVKRSVSASYSQTHFILPEYLMQKDQMQTLEEAKDVLKKAGVADDQMAALEKKLLPSANDAVTKDSNRVLGFVSAGVQSVGDGAPKDTENKEDIELPEESDSEDDDKVEIAQKDVPNAVFGGLIRKREETDNPENGDDAAAGKDEDEGHLGALARFKRSRNA, encoded by the exons ATGCCTACCTTCGCGAACGGCTTGAGCTG GGCTTTTGATCGGGCGCTTTGTGCATTGCCCGTTACTCAGCATGATCGAATATGGGctccttatttatttttcgtTAGCCAAAAGGGGATTCCGATTGAGACATCGCTTAGAGTTTATCGTAGGTATTTGAAGTATGATCCTGGCCATATTGAGGATTTTATAGAGTTTTTGTTGAATTCTGAGCTGTGGCAGGAGGCTGCAGAGAGGTTGGCTGGGGTTCTGAATGATGATCAGTTTTATTCGATAAAGGGCAAGACAAAACACAGGCTGTGGTTGGAGTTGTGTGATTTGTTGACTCAGCACGCTTTGGATATCTCTGGGTTGAATGTGGATGCAATCATTAGAGGTGGGATTAGGAAGTTTACGGATGAGGTTGGAAGGTTGTGGACATCGCTGGCTGATTATTATATTCGGAGGAAGTTGGTGGAGAAGGCGAGGGATATTTTTGAGGAAGGCATGACTACAGTGGTGACGGTTAGGGATTTTAGCGTGATTTTTGATGCTTATTCACAGTTTGAGGAGAGTATGCTTGCTTTAAAGATGGAGGAGATGAGTGACAGTGAGCTGGATGATGAGGAAGATAGTAATGAGACTATGGGtggggaggaggaagaagaagaggatgATCGTTTGGATATAAGAAAGTTGGAGAAGAAACTTAAAACGTTCTGGTTGAATGATGATAAGGATGTGGATTTGAGGTTGGCAAGGTTGGAGCACTTGATGGACAGAAGACCAGAACTGGCAAACAGTGTGCTGCTTAGACAGAATCCACATAATGTGGAGCAGTGGCATAGGAGGGTTAAGCTTTTTGAGGGTAATCCCACGAAGCAGATATTGACTTACACAGAAGCAGTTAGGACAGTTGACCCCATGAAGGCTGTAGGGAAGCCACATACTTTATGGGTTGCATTTGCGAAGCTTTATGAGACCCACAAGGATATTGCAAATGCCAGGGTGATTTTTGACAAGGCGGTGCAGGTTAATTACAAGAATGTAGATCATTTGGCTAGCGTCTGGTGTGAATGGGCGGAGATGGAACTCAGACACAAAAACTTTAAGGGTGCTTTGGACTTGATGAGGCGTGCAACTGCAGAGCCATCAGTTGAAGTCAAACGAAGAG TGGCAGCTGATGGAAATGAACCAGTGCAGATGAAGATTCACAAATCCCTAAGACTTTGGACATTTTATGTTGACTTGGAGGAAAGCCTGGGAACCTTGGAGTCCACTCGTGCAGTTTATGAGAGGATATTGGATCTGAGGATAGCCACACCCCAAATCATAATAAACTATGCTATGCTGTTAGAG GATCATAAGTACTTTGAGGATGCATTCAAAGTTTACGAGAGAGGTGTGAAGATTTTCAAATATCCACATGCAAAGGATATATGGGTTACTTACCTATCCAAATTTGTTAAGAGATATGGGAAGTCAAAACTAGAACGAGCTCGAGAATTGTTTGAGCATGCGGTTGAAGTG GCCCCTGCGGAGGTTGTAAAGCCATTATATCTACAATATGCCAAGTTGGAAGAGGACTGTGGTCTTGCAAAGAGAGCCATGAGGGTTTACGATCAAGCTACAAAGGCTGTTCCAGCAGCTGAGAAATTAAGCATGTATGAAATCTACATAGCTCGTGcagctgaaatttttggtgttcCGAAAACAAGGGAAATATATGAACAGGCAATTGAATCTGGTCTACCTGACAAGGATGTGAAGGTCATGTGCCTGAGGTATGCTGAGCTTGAGAAGAGCCTTGGAGAAGTTGATCGTGCTCGTGCACTATACAAGCATGCATCGCAGTTTGCTGACCCAAGATCTGACCCTGACTTCTGGTCGAAGTGGCATGAGTTTGAAGTGCAGCATGGTAACGAAGACACCTTCCGTGAGATGCTTCGTGTTAAAAGGAGCGTTTCTGCAAGCTATAGCCAG ACTCACTTTATTCTTCCTGAGTACTTGATGCAAAAGGATCAGATGCAGACTCTTGAGGAAGCAAAGGATGTGCTAAAGAAGGCTGGGGTTGCTGATGATCAAATGGCAGCTCTAGAAAAGAAGTTGTTGCCATCTGCTAATGACGCTGTAACTAAAGATTCCAATCGCGTGCTTGGCTTTGTAAGTGCTGGTGTACAGTCCGTGGGTGATGGAGCACCTAAGGATACAGAAAATAAGGAGGATATTGAACTACCCGAGGAAAGTGACTCTGAAGATGATGACAAGGTTGAGATAGCACAAAAAGATGTTCCTAATGCTGTATTTGGAGGTCTGATCCGGAAAAGAGAAGAGACTGATAACCCTGAAAACGGTGATGATGCAGCAGCAGGAAAAGATGAGGATGAAGGTCACCTTGGAGCCCTTGCAAGATTTAAAAGAAGTCGAAACGCTTAA